Proteins from a single region of Streptococcus oralis:
- a CDS encoding FtsX-like permease family protein, translating to MFRLTNKLAVSNLIKNRKLYYPFALAVLLAVTITYLFYSLSLNPNIGKIRGGETISMTLALGMVVVTIASGIIVLYANSFVMKNRSKELGVYGMLGLEKRHLISMIFKELLIFGSLTLTAGLGLGALFDKLIFALLLKLMKMKVELVSTFQPIVFILVLIVFGAIFLGLIFINAFRIARMNALQLSREKASGEKKGRFLGLQTILGLISLGAGYYLAVTVENPLSAVLIFFVAVLLVILGTYLLFNAGITVFLQILKKNKRYYYQPNNMISVSNLIFRMKKNAVGLATIAILSTMVLVTMSAATSIFKGSETFKKVMNPHDFGITGQNVEKEDINKLLDQYASDKGLTVTKKEVLTYSSFAVANQEGTKLTIFEEGQNRVKPKTVFMVFDQKDYENMTGQKLALSGKEVGLFTKNKELQGQKELTLNDQTYTIKEEIKKDFILEHVPNQYNILTSDYNYLIVPDLQAFLDQHPNSSIFNQYYGGMNVTASEEEQLKIADDYSKFVNNFNRELSKEGSYVYGSNLADSSAQVSALFGGVFFIGIFLSIIFMVGTVLVIYYKQISEGYEDRERFIILQKVGLDQKQIKQTINKQVLTVFFLPLLFAFLHLAFAYHMLSLILKIIGVLDATMMLTVTLSICAIFLIVYVLIFMITSRSYRKIVQM from the coding sequence ATGTTCCGATTAACCAATAAGTTAGCGGTATCTAACTTGATTAAAAACCGCAAACTCTACTACCCCTTTGCCCTTGCTGTTCTCTTAGCAGTGACCATCACCTATCTCTTTTACTCACTGTCACTTAATCCTAACATTGGCAAGATCCGAGGGGGAGAAACTATCTCTATGACCCTGGCTCTCGGTATGGTGGTTGTTACCATCGCTTCTGGAATTATTGTCCTTTATGCCAATAGTTTTGTCATGAAGAACCGCTCAAAGGAGCTGGGTGTATATGGTATGCTGGGTCTTGAAAAGCGCCATTTAATCAGTATGATTTTTAAGGAGCTTCTTATTTTTGGTTCCTTAACCTTGACAGCTGGTCTCGGCCTAGGAGCTCTCTTTGATAAGCTAATCTTTGCCCTTCTTCTGAAGCTGATGAAGATGAAAGTGGAGCTCGTTTCGACTTTCCAACCAATTGTCTTTATCCTAGTTCTCATCGTCTTTGGAGCTATCTTCCTAGGTTTGATTTTTATCAATGCCTTTCGCATCGCCCGCATGAATGCCCTTCAGCTCTCTCGTGAAAAGGCCAGTGGTGAGAAAAAAGGACGTTTCTTAGGCCTTCAAACTATTCTAGGTCTAATCAGTTTGGGAGCTGGTTATTACCTAGCAGTAACAGTTGAAAATCCACTTTCTGCTGTTCTGATTTTCTTCGTAGCAGTTTTGTTAGTTATTTTGGGAACTTATCTTCTCTTCAATGCAGGGATCACAGTTTTCCTACAAATCTTAAAGAAAAACAAGCGTTATTATTACCAACCCAACAACATGATTTCTGTATCCAATCTCATTTTCCGTATGAAGAAAAATGCGGTTGGTCTAGCGACGATTGCTATTCTTTCAACCATGGTCTTGGTGACCATGTCTGCTGCAACAAGTATCTTTAAGGGCTCTGAAACTTTCAAGAAAGTCATGAATCCACATGATTTCGGAATTACAGGACAGAATGTTGAAAAAGAAGACATAAATAAACTCCTAGACCAGTATGCTAGTGATAAGGGATTGACTGTTACAAAGAAAGAAGTCCTTACATACAGTAGCTTTGCTGTAGCAAATCAAGAAGGCACGAAATTGACTATTTTTGAGGAAGGTCAAAATCGTGTTAAACCGAAAACTGTTTTTATGGTCTTTGACCAAAAAGACTACGAGAATATGACGGGTCAGAAACTCGCACTTTCAGGAAAGGAAGTTGGATTGTTTACTAAAAACAAAGAACTTCAAGGACAGAAAGAACTGACTCTGAATGACCAGACCTACACGATCAAAGAAGAAATCAAAAAAGATTTTATTCTTGAACATGTCCCAAATCAGTACAATATTCTAACTTCGGACTATAATTATCTGATTGTTCCTGACTTACAAGCCTTTCTTGACCAGCATCCTAATTCTTCCATCTTTAATCAATACTACGGTGGTATGAACGTAACGGCTAGCGAGGAAGAGCAGCTTAAAATTGCAGATGATTATTCAAAATTCGTCAACAACTTTAATAGAGAATTAAGCAAAGAAGGAAGCTATGTTTATGGAAGCAATCTAGCTGATAGCAGTGCGCAGGTGAGTGCTCTCTTTGGTGGAGTCTTCTTCATCGGTATCTTCCTCTCTATCATCTTTATGGTGGGGACAGTTCTTGTCATCTACTACAAACAAATCTCTGAAGGCTATGAAGATCGTGAACGCTTTATCATTTTGCAAAAAGTTGGTCTCGATCAAAAGCAAATCAAGCAAACTATCAACAAACAGGTGCTAACTGTATTCTTCCTCCCATTGCTCTTTGCCTTCCTACACCTTGCCTTTGCCTATCATATGCTTAGCCTCATCCTAAAAATCATTGGGGTGCTAGATGCGACCATGATGTTGACAGTCACACTGTCCATCTGTGCGATCTTCCTCATTGTCTATGTCTTAATCTTTATGATTACCTCAAGAAGTTATCGCAAGATTGTGCAAATGTAA
- a CDS encoding VIT family protein: MTEIKHEIDANFAGRLNILRAGVLGANDGIISIAGVVIGVASATSSIWIIFLSGLAAILAGAFSMAGGEYVSVSTQKDTEEAAVAREQLLLDKDIESAKQSLYVAYLQNGECETSAQLLTNKAFLKNPLKALVEEKYGIEYEEFTNPWHAAISSFIAFVLGSLPPMLSITIFPNDYRIPATVFIVALSLLVTGYTSAKLGKAPTKTAMIRNLCIGLLTMAVTYLFGQLFSI; this comes from the coding sequence ATGACTGAAATAAAACATGAAATTGATGCAAACTTTGCAGGACGACTCAATATCCTACGCGCAGGTGTTCTGGGAGCCAATGATGGGATTATTTCCATCGCTGGAGTCGTTATCGGTGTTGCCAGTGCGACAAGCAGTATCTGGATTATCTTTTTATCAGGTTTGGCTGCTATCCTCGCTGGTGCTTTTTCTATGGCTGGTGGCGAATATGTCTCTGTATCCACTCAAAAAGACACGGAAGAAGCCGCTGTTGCCAGAGAACAGTTGCTCTTGGATAAAGACATCGAATCTGCAAAACAATCCCTCTATGTGGCTTACCTTCAAAATGGTGAGTGTGAAACGTCCGCCCAACTCTTGACCAACAAGGCCTTTTTAAAAAATCCACTGAAAGCCTTGGTTGAGGAAAAATACGGTATCGAGTACGAAGAATTTACCAATCCTTGGCATGCTGCGATCTCTAGCTTTATCGCCTTTGTACTGGGAAGTCTTCCTCCTATGCTTTCTATCACTATCTTTCCAAATGACTATCGCATTCCTGCTACTGTCTTTATCGTGGCCCTTTCCCTTCTCGTCACTGGCTATACCAGTGCTAAACTAGGTAAGGCTCCTACGAAAACAGCTATGATCCGTAACCTCTGTATCGGACTTCTTACCATGGCAGTAACTTACCTGTTTGGACAACTCTTTAGCATTTAA
- a CDS encoding Cof-type HAD-IIB family hydrolase, with protein sequence MIKLVATDMDGTFLDGEGRFDMERLKNVLVSYKEKGIYFAVASGRGILSLKKLFADVRDEVIFIAENGSYVEFHGEDMYEATMSRDFYLSTFEALKKSPYFDERKMLLTGKKACYVLDTVDETYLKLSSHYNENIQKVASLEDITDEIFKFTTNFTEETIEVGEAWVNENVPGVKAMTTGFESIDIVLDYVDKGVAIVELAKKLGLTMDQVMAFGDNLNDLHMMQVVGHPIAPENARPEILELAEAVIGHHKDQSVMAYMEGL encoded by the coding sequence ATGATTAAACTTGTAGCAACCGATATGGATGGAACCTTTCTAGATGGAGAGGGTCGGTTTGATATGGAACGCCTCAAAAACGTACTTGTTTCCTACAAGGAAAAGGGGATTTATTTTGCTGTAGCTTCAGGTCGTGGTATTCTGTCCCTGAAAAAGTTGTTTGCGGATGTGCGTGATGAAGTGATTTTTATAGCTGAAAACGGGAGCTATGTTGAGTTTCATGGTGAGGATATGTATGAGGCTACGATGTCTCGGGATTTTTACTTGAGCACTTTTGAAGCTTTAAAGAAATCACCATATTTTGATGAAAGAAAGATGCTCTTGACGGGGAAAAAAGCTTGTTATGTTTTGGACACAGTGGATGAAACTTATCTTAAGTTAAGTAGTCACTACAATGAAAATATTCAAAAAGTAGCGAGTTTGGAAGATATCACGGATGAGATTTTTAAATTCACCACCAACTTTACAGAAGAAACGATAGAAGTTGGTGAGGCCTGGGTCAACGAAAATGTTCCTGGTGTGAAAGCCATGACCACAGGTTTTGAGTCCATCGATATTGTCTTAGACTATGTTGATAAGGGTGTGGCTATTGTTGAGCTGGCAAAAAAACTTGGTCTAACCATGGATCAGGTTATGGCGTTTGGCGATAATCTCAATGACCTTCATATGATGCAGGTTGTTGGGCACCCAATCGCTCCTGAAAATGCGCGACCAGAGATTTTAGAATTAGCAGAAGCAGTGATTGGCCACCATAAGGACCAATCAGTGATGGCTTATATGGAGGGCTTGTAA
- a CDS encoding Cof-type HAD-IIB family hydrolase: MADIKLIALDLDGTLLTTDKKLTDRTKAVLKAARDRGIKVVLTTGRPLKAMDFFLHELGTDGQEDEYTITFNGGLVQKNTGGILDKTVFSIDDVARLYEETEKLRLPLDAISEGTVYQIQSDQESLYAKFNPALTFVPVAFEDLSSQMTYNKCVTAFAQEPLDAAIQQISPELFDQYEIFKSRELLLEWSPKNVHKATGLAKLIKHLGIDQSQVMACGDEANDLSMIEWAGLGVAMQNAVPAVKAVANVITPMTNDEEAVAWAIEEYVLKEN; the protein is encoded by the coding sequence ATGGCAGATATTAAATTGATTGCACTCGATTTAGATGGAACCTTGCTGACAACGGATAAAAAGCTGACAGATCGTACCAAGGCGGTCCTCAAAGCTGCGCGTGACCGTGGCATCAAGGTCGTTCTGACAACGGGACGTCCTCTGAAGGCTATGGATTTCTTTCTCCATGAGCTAGGGACTGATGGTCAGGAGGATGAGTACACCATCACCTTTAATGGTGGTCTAGTGCAAAAAAACACAGGAGGGATTCTCGATAAAACCGTCTTTTCAATCGACGATGTGGCACGCTTGTACGAGGAAACTGAAAAACTGAGATTACCGTTAGATGCCATTTCAGAAGGAACCGTCTATCAAATCCAGTCTGACCAAGAAAGTCTCTATGCCAAGTTCAATCCAGCCCTGACCTTCGTACCTGTCGCTTTTGAAGATCTATCTAGTCAGATGACATATAATAAATGTGTGACTGCCTTTGCCCAAGAACCTTTGGATGCAGCGATTCAACAGATTTCTCCTGAATTGTTTGACCAATACGAAATCTTCAAATCGCGTGAACTCTTATTGGAATGGTCGCCGAAAAATGTCCACAAGGCAACAGGGTTAGCGAAATTAATTAAACACTTAGGAATCGACCAAAGTCAAGTCATGGCTTGTGGGGACGAGGCCAATGACCTTTCCATGATTGAGTGGGCAGGTCTGGGAGTTGCCATGCAAAATGCAGTTCCAGCAGTTAAGGCAGTTGCCAATGTCATTACCCCGATGACCAACGACGAGGAAGCCGTTGCCTGGGCTATCGAAGAATACGTGCTAAAGGAGAACTAG
- the ftsY gene encoding signal recognition particle-docking protein FtsY, whose translation MGLFDRLFGKKEEPKIEDIVKEALENLDLSEEVEENQTAVEEAAQEETTKDKVEETPAQEEIPQTLTEEVIEPEAVEETAQEDLELEADELERFKEPEEILEEENQETEEELTSEVVEEELPQVEETVQEKYDRSLKKTRTGFGARLNAFFANFRSVDEEFFEELEELLIMSDVGVQVASNLTEELRYEAKLENAKKPDALRRVIIEKLVELYEKDGNYDEQIHFQDGLTVMLFVGVNGVGKTTSIGKLAHRYKQAGKKVMLVAADTFRAGAVAQLAEWGRRVDVPVVTGPEKADPASVVFDGMERAVAEGIDILMIDTAGRLQNKDNLMAELEKIGRIIKRVVPEAPHETFLALDASTGQNALVQAKEFSKITPLTGIVLTKIDGTARGGVVLAIREELNIPVKLIGFGEKIDDIGEFNSENFMKGLLEGLI comes from the coding sequence ATGGGATTGTTTGACCGTCTATTCGGGAAAAAAGAAGAGCCGAAAATCGAAGATATTGTAAAAGAAGCACTGGAAAATCTTGATTTGTCAGAAGAGGTTGAAGAAAACCAAACGGCAGTCGAAGAAGCTGCTCAGGAAGAGACAACAAAAGACAAAGTGGAAGAAACACCTGCTCAAGAAGAAATTCCTCAGACTTTGACAGAAGAAGTTATTGAACCAGAAGCAGTCGAAGAAACTGCTCAGGAAGATCTTGAGCTAGAAGCTGATGAACTGGAACGATTCAAAGAGCCAGAAGAAATTTTAGAAGAAGAGAACCAAGAAACTGAAGAAGAGCTAACTTCAGAAGTAGTAGAAGAAGAACTTCCTCAGGTTGAAGAAACCGTACAGGAAAAATATGACCGCAGTCTCAAGAAAACCCGTACAGGATTCGGTGCTCGTTTGAATGCCTTCTTTGCCAACTTCCGTTCTGTTGATGAAGAATTCTTTGAAGAATTGGAAGAACTGCTCATCATGAGCGACGTCGGTGTGCAAGTCGCTTCAAACTTAACAGAAGAACTACGCTATGAAGCTAAACTCGAAAATGCTAAGAAACCTGATGCACTTCGTCGTGTCATTATCGAAAAATTGGTTGAGCTCTACGAAAAGGATGGCAACTACGATGAACAAATCCATTTCCAAGATGGTTTGACCGTCATGCTCTTTGTCGGAGTCAATGGTGTTGGGAAAACAACTTCTATCGGAAAATTGGCTCATCGCTACAAACAAGCTGGCAAGAAAGTCATGCTGGTTGCGGCAGATACCTTCCGTGCGGGTGCTGTGGCCCAGCTAGCTGAATGGGGTCGACGTGTGGATGTTCCGGTTGTGACGGGGCCTGAAAAGGCTGATCCAGCAAGTGTGGTCTTTGATGGTATGGAACGCGCCGTAGCCGAAGGGATTGATATTCTCATGATTGATACAGCAGGTCGTTTGCAAAACAAGGACAACCTTATGGCCGAGTTGGAAAAGATTGGTCGCATTATCAAACGTGTCGTTCCTGAAGCACCTCATGAAACCTTCCTGGCACTCGATGCTTCAACTGGACAGAACGCCTTGGTACAAGCTAAGGAATTTTCGAAGATAACACCATTGACTGGTATTGTTTTGACAAAAATTGACGGAACTGCTCGCGGTGGTGTCGTTCTGGCTATCCGAGAGGAACTCAATATCCCTGTAAAATTGATTGGTTTCGGTGAAAAAATCGATGATATTGGTGAGTTCAACTCAGAAAACTTTATGAAAGGTCTCTTAGAGGGCTTGATTTAA
- the zwf gene encoding glucose-6-phosphate dehydrogenase codes for MSSKVIVTIFGASGDLAKRKLYPSLFRLYKSGNLSEHFAVIGTARRPWSKEYFESVVVESILDLADSTEQAQEFASHFYYQSHDVNDTEHYIALRQLQAELNEKYQAEHNKLFFLSMAPQFFGTIAKHLKSENIVDGKGFERLIVEKPFGTDYETASKLNEDLLAAFDEEQIYRIDHYLGKEMIQSIFAIRFANMIFENVWNREHIDNVQITFAERLGVEERGGYYDQSGALRDMVQNHTLQLLSLLAMDKPASFTKDEIRAEKIKVFKNLYHPTEEELKEQFIRGQYRSGKIDGMKYISYRSEPNVDPESTTETFASGAFFVDSDRFRGVPFFFRTGKRLTEKGTHVNIVFKQMDSIFGEPLAPNILTIYIQPTEGFSLSLNGKQVGEEFNLAPSSLDYRTDATATGASPDPYEKLIYDVLNNNSTNFSHWDEVSASWKLIDRIEELWAENGAPLHDYKAGSMGPQASFDLLEKYGAKWTWQPDIAYREDGRLE; via the coding sequence ATGTCATCAAAGGTTATTGTTACAATTTTCGGTGCGAGTGGAGATTTAGCTAAACGCAAACTCTACCCTTCCCTTTTCAGACTCTATAAATCAGGCAATCTCTCTGAACATTTTGCAGTTATCGGAACAGCTCGTAGACCTTGGAGTAAGGAATATTTTGAATCTGTAGTTGTCGAGTCCATCCTTGATTTGGCAGATAGTACCGAGCAAGCCCAAGAATTTGCTAGCCACTTCTACTATCAAAGCCATGATGTGAATGATACGGAACATTACATTGCTTTGCGCCAATTACAAGCTGAGCTCAATGAAAAATACCAAGCTGAACACAATAAGCTCTTCTTCTTGTCTATGGCACCTCAGTTCTTTGGAACCATTGCCAAGCACCTCAAATCTGAAAACATTGTCGATGGCAAAGGTTTTGAGCGCTTGATCGTTGAGAAACCATTTGGTACAGACTACGAAACAGCTAGCAAACTCAATGAAGATCTCCTTGCAGCCTTTGATGAGGAGCAAATCTACCGTATTGACCATTACCTAGGTAAAGAAATGATTCAGAGTATCTTTGCTATTCGTTTTGCCAACATGATTTTTGAGAATGTTTGGAATCGCGAACACATCGATAATGTTCAGATTACCTTTGCGGAACGTTTGGGTGTTGAGGAACGCGGTGGCTACTATGATCAATCTGGTGCTCTTCGTGATATGGTGCAAAACCATACACTCCAACTCCTTTCTCTTCTAGCCATGGACAAACCAGCTAGCTTTACAAAGGATGAGATTCGTGCTGAAAAGATAAAAGTCTTTAAAAACCTCTATCATCCAACTGAGGAAGAATTGAAAGAACAGTTTATCCGTGGTCAATATCGCTCTGGTAAAATCGATGGCATGAAATACATCTCCTATCGAAGCGAGCCAAATGTCGATCCTGAATCTACAACAGAAACCTTTGCATCTGGTGCCTTCTTTGTAGACAGCGATCGCTTCCGTGGTGTTCCCTTCTTCTTCCGTACAGGGAAACGCCTGACAGAAAAAGGAACTCATGTCAATATCGTCTTTAAGCAAATGGACTCAATCTTCGGCGAGCCTTTGGCGCCAAATATCTTGACCATCTATATCCAACCAACTGAAGGATTCTCTCTTAGCCTAAATGGGAAGCAAGTCGGTGAAGAATTTAACCTGGCACCAAGCTCTCTGGATTACCGTACAGATGCTACTGCTACTGGGGCCTCACCAGACCCATACGAGAAATTAATCTACGATGTCTTGAATAACAACTCTACCAACTTTAGCCACTGGGATGAGGTAAGTGCTTCGTGGAAATTGATTGACCGTATCGAAGAACTCTGGGCTGAAAATGGCGCCCCACTTCATGACTATAAAGCCGGAAGTATGGGACCTCAAGCTAGCTTTGACTTACTTGAAAAGTATGGAGCCAAATGGACCTGGCAACCAGATATCGCCTATCGTGAAGATGGCCGTTTAGAATAG
- a CDS encoding amino acid ABC transporter ATP-binding protein, with translation MAKLKIDVNDLHKYYGKNEVLKGITTKFYEGDVVCIIGPSGSGKSTFLRSLNLLEEVTSGHITVNGYDLTEKSTNVDHVRENVGMVFQHFNLFPHMSVLENITFAPIEHKRMTKEEAEKLGMELLEKVGLADKANANPDSLSGGQKQRVAIARGLAMNPDIMLFDEPTSALDPEMVGDVLNVMKELAEQGMTMIIVTHEMGFARQVANRVIFTADGEFLEDGTPDQIFDNPQHPRLKEFLDKVLNV, from the coding sequence ATGGCAAAACTAAAAATTGATGTAAATGATTTGCATAAGTATTATGGAAAAAACGAAGTTTTAAAAGGCATTACGACTAAATTCTATGAAGGAGATGTTGTCTGTATCATCGGTCCTTCTGGTTCTGGTAAATCGACCTTCCTCCGTAGCCTTAACCTCCTCGAGGAGGTAACGAGTGGCCACATCACAGTAAATGGTTATGATCTGACTGAAAAATCAACCAATGTCGATCATGTTCGCGAAAACGTGGGAATGGTCTTCCAACACTTCAACCTCTTCCCACACATGTCCGTCCTAGAAAATATCACTTTTGCACCTATTGAACACAAACGGATGACCAAAGAAGAAGCTGAAAAATTGGGGATGGAGCTGCTTGAAAAGGTAGGACTAGCAGATAAAGCTAATGCCAACCCAGATAGCCTTTCAGGTGGTCAGAAACAGCGTGTCGCTATCGCTCGTGGACTTGCCATGAATCCTGATATCATGCTCTTTGATGAACCAACTTCCGCTCTTGACCCTGAGATGGTCGGAGATGTACTAAACGTTATGAAGGAATTAGCAGAGCAAGGCATGACTATGATTATCGTAACCCATGAGATGGGATTTGCTCGTCAGGTAGCCAACCGTGTTATCTTTACGGCTGATGGTGAATTCCTGGAAGATGGGACACCAGATCAAATCTTTGATAATCCGCAACACCCTCGTCTAAAAGAATTTTTGGACAAGGTCTTAAACGTATAA
- a CDS encoding ABC transporter substrate-binding protein/permease has product MKKKILACLLILFPIFSLGMAKADTVKIVSDTAYAPFEFKDSDQTYKGIDVDIINKVAEIKGWNIQMSYPGFDAAVNAVQSGQADAIIAGMTKTKERENVFTMSDTYYDTKVVIATTKANKITKYEELSGKTVGVKNGTAAQRFLESIKDKYGFSIKTFDTGDLMNNSLSAGAVNAIMDDKPVIEYAINQGQDLSINMDGEAVGSFAFGVKKGSKYEHLVTEFNEALAQMKKDGSLEQIIQKWTASTTTATPTTTTSAGQKATPVKNKYIIASDSSFAPFVFQNSSNQYTGIDMDLIKAIAKDQGFEIEITNPGFDAAISAVQAGQADGIIAGMSVTDARKETFDFSESYYTANTILGVKESSTIASYEDLKNKTVGVKNGTASQTFLTENQSKYGYKIKTFADGASMYDSLNTGSIDAVMDDEPVLKYSISQGQKLKTPIAGTPIGETAFAVKKGTNPELIQMFNNGLANLKANGEFQKILDKYLASETSTDSTSTVDETTIWGLLQNNYKQLLSGLGITLALALISFAIAIVIGIIFGMFSVSPYKSLRLISEIFVDVIRGIPLMILAAFIFWGIPNFIESITGQQSPINDFVAGTIALSLNAAAYIAEIVRGGIQAVPVGQMEASRSLGISYGKTMRKIILPQATKLMLPNFVNQFVIALKDTTIVSAIGLVELFQTGKIIIARNYQSFKMYAILAIFYLVIITLLTRLAKRLEKRIR; this is encoded by the coding sequence ATGAAGAAAAAAATACTAGCATGTTTGCTCATTTTATTTCCCATTTTCTCACTAGGTATGGCAAAAGCTGATACTGTTAAGATTGTGTCTGATACAGCTTACGCACCTTTTGAGTTTAAAGATTCAGATCAAACCTATAAAGGGATTGATGTTGATATTATCAATAAAGTCGCAGAAATCAAAGGATGGAACATCCAAATGTCTTATCCTGGCTTTGATGCAGCTGTAAATGCAGTGCAGTCAGGTCAAGCAGATGCCATTATAGCAGGTATGACAAAAACTAAAGAACGTGAAAATGTCTTTACCATGTCTGATACTTATTATGATACAAAAGTTGTCATTGCTACCACAAAGGCAAATAAAATCACCAAATATGAAGAACTTAGCGGGAAAACAGTTGGAGTTAAGAACGGAACTGCCGCTCAACGTTTCCTCGAAAGTATCAAAGATAAATACGGTTTCTCTATCAAAACCTTTGATACAGGTGATTTGATGAATAACAGTTTAAGTGCTGGTGCTGTGAACGCCATCATGGATGATAAACCTGTTATTGAGTATGCGATTAACCAAGGACAAGATCTCAGCATCAATATGGATGGTGAGGCAGTTGGAAGCTTTGCCTTTGGTGTCAAGAAAGGAAGCAAGTATGAACACTTGGTTACCGAGTTTAACGAAGCTTTAGCACAAATGAAGAAGGATGGTAGCTTGGAGCAAATCATCCAAAAATGGACAGCTTCTACAACAACGGCAACCCCAACGACAACTACTTCTGCTGGGCAAAAAGCTACTCCCGTGAAAAACAAGTACATTATTGCCAGCGACTCATCTTTCGCCCCATTCGTTTTTCAAAATTCAAGTAATCAATACACCGGTATTGATATGGACCTCATCAAGGCTATTGCTAAAGACCAAGGTTTTGAAATTGAAATTACCAACCCAGGATTTGATGCAGCAATCAGCGCTGTTCAAGCTGGACAAGCAGATGGTATCATTGCTGGTATGTCTGTAACAGATGCTCGTAAGGAAACCTTCGACTTCTCAGAATCATACTACACAGCAAATACGATTCTCGGTGTGAAAGAATCAAGCACCATCGCTTCTTATGAAGACCTCAAGAATAAAACTGTTGGTGTTAAAAACGGGACTGCTTCTCAAACGTTCCTTACTGAAAACCAAAGCAAATACGGCTATAAGATTAAAACCTTTGCAGATGGGGCTTCTATGTATGACAGTCTGAACACTGGATCTATCGATGCTGTGATGGATGATGAGCCAGTTCTCAAGTATTCTATCAGTCAAGGGCAAAAATTGAAAACGCCAATCGCTGGAACTCCAATCGGTGAAACAGCCTTTGCGGTTAAAAAAGGTACAAATCCAGAATTGATCCAGATGTTCAATAATGGACTTGCCAACCTCAAAGCTAACGGAGAATTCCAAAAAATTCTTGACAAGTATCTAGCTAGCGAAACTTCAACTGACTCTACAAGTACAGTTGACGAAACAACTATCTGGGGCTTGCTTCAAAACAACTACAAACAACTTCTTAGTGGACTTGGAATCACTCTTGCTCTAGCGCTTATCTCATTTGCAATTGCCATTGTCATCGGTATTATCTTTGGTATGTTTAGCGTTAGCCCATACAAATCTCTTCGTCTGATCTCTGAGATTTTCGTTGACGTTATCCGCGGTATTCCATTGATGATTCTTGCAGCCTTTATCTTCTGGGGAATTCCAAACTTCATCGAGTCCATCACAGGCCAACAAAGTCCAATTAACGACTTTGTAGCTGGTACTATCGCCCTCTCACTCAATGCAGCTGCTTATATCGCTGAAATTGTTCGTGGTGGGATCCAAGCCGTTCCAGTTGGTCAAATGGAAGCCAGCCGCAGTCTAGGTATCTCTTATGGAAAAACCATGCGTAAGATTATCTTGCCACAAGCGACTAAATTGATGTTGCCAAACTTCGTCAACCAATTCGTTATCGCTCTTAAAGATACAACCATCGTGTCTGCTATCGGTTTGGTTGAACTTTTCCAAACTGGTAAGATCATCATCGCCCGTAACTACCAAAGTTTCAAGATGTATGCAATCCTTGCTATCTTCTATCTTGTAATTATCACGCTTTTGACTAGACTAGCGAAACGCTTAGAAAAGAGGATTCGTTAA